One stretch of Lodderomyces beijingensis strain CBS 14171 genome assembly, chromosome: 3 DNA includes these proteins:
- a CDS encoding mitochondrial 54S ribosomal protein uL30m, producing MSAVSQQPVKSLYYKITQIRSTIGMPPKTRSALHALGLRRRNQVVFAKCAPSSANTLTRVKEMVKVEVTDYKLTREEVNRARKFPKGFELIKNGTLKTYE from the coding sequence ATGTCAGCAGTATCGCAGCAGCCAGTTAAGTCGTTATACTACAAGATTACCCAAATTCGCTCGACGATAGGGATGCCCCCGAAAACAAGATCTGCATTGCACGCCTTGGGTTTGCGCCGGAGAAACCAAGTAGTCTTTGCCAAATGTGCGCCTTCCTCGGCAAACACGTTGACGCGAGTGAAAGAGATGGTGAAGGTCGAAGTAACGGATTACAAGTTGACCAGAGAAGAGGTCAATCGGGCGAGAAAGTTCCCCAAAGGATttgagttgatcaaaaacgGCACCTTGAAAACCTATGAATAG